The genomic DNA TGGATGGCGTCCTGCAGCACTTGGGCATCGGGGCGTTGGCCATCCGCGCACAGCTTGTTAATGCAGTCGCTACCCAGGTTGGAAGTCATCAGGAACAGTGTGTTGCGAAAGTCAATTTCCCGACCTTCGCCATCATTTGCGCGCCCCTTGTCGAAAACCTGGTAGAACAGGTTCAACACTTCAGGATCGGCTTTTTCGACTTCATCAAGCAGCACAACCGAATAGGGCCGCTGACGCACAGCCTCTGTCAAAACCCCGCCCTCGCCGTAACCGACGTAGCCCGGTGGCGCACCTATCAGCCGGGACAGCGCGTGTTTCTCCTGGTACTCCGACATATTGATCGTCGTGATAAATCGCTCACCACCGTAGAGCAAATCCGCCAGGGCGAGGGCTGTTTCCGTCTTGCCCACACCGCTGGGGCCGACCAGCAAAAATACTCCCACGGGGGCATCGACCTTGTTCAGTCCGGCAGCCACTGCTCTCATGGCGCGGTCGAGTGCAATCACGGCCTGGTCTTGTCCCAGGATGCGTGCGCGCAAGGCGTCGGCAAAGCCAGAAATTTTCTCGTTGGGCTCAAGGGAAAGCTGCTCGACCGGTATCCCCGTCCACGCACTGACGACTTGTGCTATCAACCGTGGACAGACTTCGAGCCTGGTTGATGCAGGCACGTGCTGGGCCAACTCCTGCTCCAGTAAGCCGCACTCGCGCTCGATAGCCTCAAGCCTCAGGCTCAAGGACTGCAGTACCTGTGCATCCGCGGGTAGCCGCGCTTCAAGGTCACGGCTTAACGCATGGTGCTGCCGGCTGACTTCAGCCTGCTCTGCACGCAGTTGCTGCAGGGTTTGCGCAGGCATCGCCGCGCGGGTACGCACTCGCGCGCACGCGGTATCCAAAACATCCACCGCCTTATCCGGCAACTGACGCCCCACAAGGTAACGCGCGCTCAGGTGGGCTGCTGCGACGACGGCGTCGTCACGCACGTAGACACCGTGGCTTGCCTCATAGACAGGTACCAGCCCACGCAGAATGGACACGGCCTGCTCGACGCCGGGCTCCGTGACAAGCACCGGCTGGAATCGTCGCGCCAGCGCCGGGTCTTTTTCGATGTATTTTTTGTATTCCGACCAGGTAGTCGCCGCGATGGTACGCAGCTCTCCCCTGGCCAGGGCCGGCTTGAGCAAATTGGCCGCGTCAGACCCTCCCGCCGGCCCTCCTGCTCCCACCAGGGTATGAGCTTCATCAATAAAAAGGATCACTGCTTGCGGCGCGGCGTTGACTTCATCAATCACACCTTTGAGGCGTCGTTCGAACTCTCCCTGAAGACTGGCGCCCGCCTGCAACAAACCCAGGTCCAAAATCAGTACGCGAACGGACTTGAGGGCGTCGGGCACGTGCCCTGCGGCAATTTTCAAGGCCAGGCCTTCGACTACCGCCGTCTTACCCACGCCCGCCTCCCCCACCAGAATCGGGTTGTTTTTGCGTCGGCGCACAAGAATGTCGATCAACTGACAAATCTCTTCATCACGACACAGGACAGGGTCAATCAAGCCGTCCCGGGCCTGACACGTCAGGTCGAAGGTGAACCGTTGCAACAACGATTGCGTAGCAACCGGCTGGACATCAGGCGTGCGAATCACCAGAAAATCCCGCACGCGATCTGCATTCAGTCGACTCAAAAAACGGTAATAGCCGCTGCCTGCGTAAGTCGTTGGATGACGCAAGAGCGCCAGCAACAGAGCGCCGTGGTCAACCTGATGCCGCCGCAGTTCGACATGGGCAACCATCAGCGCCTGCTGCAGCCACTGCACCAATGCCTGGGCGAACACCGGGTTGCGTGTGGCGCTGTTCTCGCTTTTGGGCTGCAACACCCCATGCAGTTCACCAGTCGTTACGCCTGCATCCTCCAATGCACGGGTCAACACGCCATCCGGGTGCTCAAGCAACGCCAACAGCAGATCTTCGACCAGCACTTCTCGACCTCCGCGCATGACGCAACGCTCGGAGGAGCGTTCAAGATCAACGCGCGCATCAACAGTCAGGTTGTTTATCAGTTGTTGCAGATCAACATTTATCATGGTCATCAATCCCTAATGAAAACTGCTCCAAACGTGACGGCACCGTCAGCCTGTTCATGCCCCAGCCAACTGGTCCAGCCAAGCTGGCAAACATTGCACGCACCTATGCGCAGCGCCCTGGCTTGCCCTTCAGCCAATACCAACCGCACGTCGTACGCCAAAGGATCCCGCGCGGTTAAGCGCACCAGTGCACATAACGGCGGGTACCCCGTACCTGTTGGTAAAAACTCGTGTAAACGTTCCCAACTCAGCGAAAGCACATGCACCCTGAACTTCCCGCTGCGGTCATGAACGTGACGGCCCAGTACCAAATCCCTGCCAAGCTCACTGTTGGCGAACCCCAGGTCGTTGCGTTGCGAATGGACGATCTCCACGCTCCGCTCAACCCATTGTTCGATGAATATCGGCGGATGCTTGAAGTAATAACGCAGCACGGTCTCAATTAACGCAGCCGAATGTGCTCGCAGACTCAGAAGCCCCAGGTAGGGCAAAAGACGCTTGCAATCCAGTTGCGCAGCAGCCCGAATGGCGGTACTGCCCAGCCCGATAAGCGCAAACATCTGACGAGAAAAATCATCGTCGGCTTGCAGGTGAAAACGAGCCTGATACCGATATTTGCGCCAGACAGGCAGCATCAGCCGCTGCAAACGGTGGTGAAACAGGTCGAGAAAATCGCGGGTCGCATTGCCGCCTGGCTGTTCGGTAAAAGCCTGCTCACCATAAAATGCGGGCAGTGGTGAACCCGCACCAAACAAGCCCAATACATTGAGGCGCAGGCGAGCACGCAGCTGTTCACCCTCCAGAAAAAATTCGACACGTTCAATATCGTGCGCTGCGAAACCCAATCCTGGATTGGCCTGGAACTCCAATTGGTCGTACAACGCGTCCTCATCCAGTAACGGATGAGCATCACGCAACCGTTCGATCACCTGCAGTACCGCCTGGAAAAGCGTGTACTCACGGATCACCCGGCACACTTCAGTCAAAGCAGGGGCTGCTGCCCCATCCGGCAAGGCCATAGGTACACGTCTCCCTGTGTGCTGGTGACTCGCAACTCGTGATAGGAATTGAGGCTGGCGTAAAGCGAGAAAAACTCATTGAGAACCGACGCGAACACGAACACATCGCCTTGGCCGAGAAACCCCTGCGGGTCAACGATCAGGTCAACACGCAAGCCGCGAACGGGCAAGCCACGGTGCAAACGGTCTACGGCTTCATGACTGATGGAACGCAAAGCGCCCAACCTTGCCTGGCCGACCTTGTGCGCCTGTTGGTCGTGATAGCTCGGAAAGTCGTAGGTTTGGAGAATGACCTTCAAGGCATTGATGTCGGTCAGCGACAAGTAGTTGAGCGACATGTTGCTGATAAGCTTCCACAGGAAATCCTGATCCAGCGGTGGCGCGAAGCTTGACGTTGGCACGGTGATATTTCGAAATGTGAGTAACTCGGGAGCCTGCTCACAGGGCTGGTTGATGTCCCCGATACGCAACTGGCGAGGCAGGTTGCTGTTGGTACACGTCAGCTCGATCGACAGTGTTTCCTGATGCTGCCCCTTGTGGTCGCCAAAACCGATCCAGGTGTCGAGACCACTGTGCTGCAGCGATACGCGTTGACGGATGATGTATGACTGCGTGCTTTGGCCATCATGCACAAAGGACTCAAAGGGCACATAAGCTTGATACCCCAACCCGCCCGGGCGCCACCCCGTGACGCTGTCCACGGAAAACACCGCCGCGTTACCCGACGCATATTCGCCCGGAACCAACAGGTACTCGTCTTGTTTGCCATCCAGGCGAATAGGTACCGCATCATGCTTGAACAGGTTGACAATGGGTGTGCAGTACAACTTCACATTGTCCAGAGTCAGGTGCCGCGCTTCGAAACGCTGAGTGCGCAGCTCAAAGCGCATTACCATGCCGTGCGCGCGCTTGAGGAGCGCTTCGGGAAGTGTGTGCAACACGTCCAGGCCCTCTACATCGACAAACAAGTATTTGTCGGGAAAGGCGAAGTATTCCTGCAGGTGGCGATAGCCTCTGAATGTATTTTGCGGATAAGGAATCAGCGCCTGGTTCTCCGCAAACCCGACCGGCCGGACGTTGGCAGCCGACAGCCGCAATCCGGCTCGCTGCCCGTCGATTTCGTCGATTGGCATGCCATCGTGGTCCAGGAGCAGCAAGTGGATTGCGTCCAGATGCTGCAACAACCCAAGATACAATCCCTGGCTGGTATAGCGATCTCCGGACAAGTGCAGCCGAAGGGCATCGAAAGCCAACTCACTGAAGTTACCTTCCGCACTCATGGCGAGACGCAAATCCAGGTGTGCACCCTCGCCCTGACGCAGACTCTCTACGCCGGTCAGTTGCAGCGGCATGACATCAGTGGCGTAACAGGTCCGGAAACGGCAACGCTGCCCCCCTGCGCCCTCGCTTTCAATCGAAGTGTCACGCGGAACCTGAACAGGGGGCCCTACGCGTTTAAGTGGGTCAAACTGCAGGATGCTGAACGACGGTAGCGGCTGCATGTAGTTGGGCCACAGCAGGTGCATCAGGGAATGTGTCAACTCTGGCAGTTCGTCATCCAGTTTTTGACGCAAACGTCCGGTTAAAAAAGCGAATCCCTCCAACAGGCGCTCTACATCCGGATCCTGGCCTGGATGTGCAAGAAACGGCGCCAGGGCCGGGTTACGTTCAGCAAACCGCCGACCGAGCTGACGCAGAGCGCTGAGTTCGCTCTGGAAATAGTGATTAAACCCCATCGGCACACACCTCAACCCGACCGGTGTCCATTAACCGTGCGCGGAACACAACGGATTGCAGAACACCGTCAACGATCAGCGCAGCATCGATTGTGAAAGACAGGGCCAAAGGGTCGTCGCCTCGCGGCAAAAGGTGGACACGCACATTCGCCAGCCTTGGCTCGTAAGCCTGGATAAAACGCTCAATTACGATGCGCGACCGGGTCACGGATTCATGCAGGCTCAGCCGCATGTCATTAAGGTCGGGCAGTCCGTAGTCCGGCAATGTCTGGACGCTGCCCGCACGGGTGCCAAGCATTTTCGCCAGATGCGCTGCTACGGAGCTGACCCTGCACGTCCGGGACGACGTATCGCGATCAAGACGCTCGAAAAGGCTGGTGTTGTGGGAGTCCCCCTGGCCTGTTCTCATTCCTTGTCGAGCTTCCCAACCAGGGACAGCGTGAAGTCCGCTCCCATATATTTAAAATGAGGGCGCACACTCAGGCTAACCCGATACCAGCCAGGCTCCCCATCTACATCGCTGACTACAATTCTGGCTGCGCGCAAAGGTCGGCGCCCGCGGACTTCGGCGCTGGGGTTATCCTGATCAGCCACGTATTGGCGGATCCACTTGTTCAGCTCCAGCTCAAGATCCGTACGCTCCTTCCAGGAGCCCAGTTGTTCACGCTGCAGCACCTTGAGGTAATGGGCGAGACGGTTGACCACCATCATGTAGGGCAGTTGGGTACCCAATCGGTAATTCAATTCGGCGGCCTTGCCCTCCTCACTGTTGCCAAATGTCTTGGGTTTTTGCACGGAGCTGGCGGAAAAGAACGCGGCGTTGTCACTGCCTTTGCGCATGGTCAGGGCGATAAAACCCTCCTGGGCCAACTCATATTCACGCCGGTCCGAGATCAACACTTCGGTCGGAATCTTGGTCTCGATTTCACCCATGCTCTGGAAATGATGCAGTGGCAAGTCCTCCACAGCGCCGCCGCTTTGCGGACCGATAATGTTCGGGCACCAACGAAAACGCGCGAAGCTGTCAGTCAGGCGAGTGGCGAATGCGTAGGCGGTATTGCCCCAGAGGTAATGCTCGTGACTGTTGACCACATTTTCCTGATAGGCAAAGGTCTTTACCGGACTTTCAAGAGGGTCGTAGGGCGTGCGCAGCAGAAAACGTGGCACGGTGAGCCCGATGTAACGAGCATCTTCGCTCTGGCGAAAGCTTTGCCATTTGGTAAATTGAGGGCCTTCGAAGTGATCCTTGAGGTCCTTCAGGTCGGGTAACCCTGTGAAGCTTTCGAGTCCGAAGAAGCCTGGCCCGGCCGCCGCGATAAATGGCGCATGGGCCATACAGGCAACACTCGCAGCGTGTTGCATGAGTTTCACATCAGGCGCATTGGGTGAGAGGAAGTAATTGGCGATGATCGCCCCTACTGGCTGACCACCAAACTGTCCGTACTCGGCGCTGTAGATATGTTTGTATAACCCGGACTGGGTAATCTCCGGCGAATCTTCAAAATCATCCAGCAGGTCCTGCTTCGAGACATTCAACAGCTCGATTTTGATGTTCTCCCGAAAATTGGTTCGGTCCACCAACAACTGCAACCCTCTCCAGGCGGATTCAAGCGCCTGGAATTCGCTGTGGTGAAGGATCTCGTCTACCTGCTGGCTGAGCTTGGTATCGATCTCGGCAATCATCCGGTCAACCAGACGTTTTTTTACCGGTTCTGCGTGGTTATGTGGCTTGAGCAGTTCTTCGATGAATGCCGATACCCCGCGCCTGGCAATGCCATAGGCTTCGTCATCGGCATTGAGCAATGTCTGGGCAATGATGTTGTCGAGGATGCTGTGTTCAACGACGGTTTTTGCGGGCTGCGGGTTGTGCTGGGTAGAGATCATGGTGTCAGTGTCCTTTTACTGAAGTTGTCAGGCGCTGGGGCTCAATTCCAGTTCAGCCAGTACCCGCGCACGGGACTCATCATCGGCCAATGCCTGCTCGATGGCCTTGCGAAAGCTGGGGGTGTTGCCCAGAGGTCCCTTGAGTGCCATCAGGGCCTCACGCAATGCCATCAACTTGTTTAATTCCGGTATCTGCTCAACCAGGCTGGCGGGGTTGAAATCCTTCATGGAGTTGATGCGAACCTGGATGGCCAATTCTTCGGCGCCAGCCTGTTCCTGGAGTCGATTGGGCACGCTCAATGTCAGGCTCAACGCTTGCTTGGCCAGTACCTCATCAAGGGAATTCCGGTCGATTGCTATTGGCTTTCGGTCTTCGAGCTTGCGTAGATCTTCTCGCCCGCTGAATTCTCCCAACACCAGCAATTTCAAAGGCAGTTCTATTTCTTCCTGCGCTCCGCCCGTGGAGGGTTTGAAGGTGATATTGATGCGTTCCTTGGGTGCTACCGAACCGTCTTTGGCCATGGTG from Pseudomonas tolaasii NCPPB 2192 includes the following:
- a CDS encoding AAA family ATPase translates to MINVDLQQLINNLTVDARVDLERSSERCVMRGGREVLVEDLLLALLEHPDGVLTRALEDAGVTTGELHGVLQPKSENSATRNPVFAQALVQWLQQALMVAHVELRRHQVDHGALLLALLRHPTTYAGSGYYRFLSRLNADRVRDFLVIRTPDVQPVATQSLLQRFTFDLTCQARDGLIDPVLCRDEEICQLIDILVRRRKNNPILVGEAGVGKTAVVEGLALKIAAGHVPDALKSVRVLILDLGLLQAGASLQGEFERRLKGVIDEVNAAPQAVILFIDEAHTLVGAGGPAGGSDAANLLKPALARGELRTIAATTWSEYKKYIEKDPALARRFQPVLVTEPGVEQAVSILRGLVPVYEASHGVYVRDDAVVAAAHLSARYLVGRQLPDKAVDVLDTACARVRTRAAMPAQTLQQLRAEQAEVSRQHHALSRDLEARLPADAQVLQSLSLRLEAIERECGLLEQELAQHVPASTRLEVCPRLIAQVVSAWTGIPVEQLSLEPNEKISGFADALRARILGQDQAVIALDRAMRAVAAGLNKVDAPVGVFLLVGPSGVGKTETALALADLLYGGERFITTINMSEYQEKHALSRLIGAPPGYVGYGEGGVLTEAVRQRPYSVVLLDEVEKADPEVLNLFYQVFDKGRANDGEGREIDFRNTLFLMTSNLGSDCINKLCADGQRPDAQVLQDAIHPLLRAHFKPALLARMRVVPYYPIAGPVLQDVTALKLASLGERLLRRKLAFTYSSELVTHMTERCAHGDSGARYIDQWIERHLLPQMVDQVLAAMATGESLSQAHACLDGSDHPICEFS
- the tssG gene encoding type VI secretion system baseplate subunit TssG encodes the protein MALPDGAAAPALTEVCRVIREYTLFQAVLQVIERLRDAHPLLDEDALYDQLEFQANPGLGFAAHDIERVEFFLEGEQLRARLRLNVLGLFGAGSPLPAFYGEQAFTEQPGGNATRDFLDLFHHRLQRLMLPVWRKYRYQARFHLQADDDFSRQMFALIGLGSTAIRAAAQLDCKRLLPYLGLLSLRAHSAALIETVLRYYFKHPPIFIEQWVERSVEIVHSQRNDLGFANSELGRDLVLGRHVHDRSGKFRVHVLSLSWERLHEFLPTGTGYPPLCALVRLTARDPLAYDVRLVLAEGQARALRIGACNVCQLGWTSWLGHEQADGAVTFGAVFIRD
- the tssF gene encoding type VI secretion system baseplate subunit TssF — encoded protein: MGFNHYFQSELSALRQLGRRFAERNPALAPFLAHPGQDPDVERLLEGFAFLTGRLRQKLDDELPELTHSLMHLLWPNYMQPLPSFSILQFDPLKRVGPPVQVPRDTSIESEGAGGQRCRFRTCYATDVMPLQLTGVESLRQGEGAHLDLRLAMSAEGNFSELAFDALRLHLSGDRYTSQGLYLGLLQHLDAIHLLLLDHDGMPIDEIDGQRAGLRLSAANVRPVGFAENQALIPYPQNTFRGYRHLQEYFAFPDKYLFVDVEGLDVLHTLPEALLKRAHGMVMRFELRTQRFEARHLTLDNVKLYCTPIVNLFKHDAVPIRLDGKQDEYLLVPGEYASGNAAVFSVDSVTGWRPGGLGYQAYVPFESFVHDGQSTQSYIIRQRVSLQHSGLDTWIGFGDHKGQHQETLSIELTCTNSNLPRQLRIGDINQPCEQAPELLTFRNITVPTSSFAPPLDQDFLWKLISNMSLNYLSLTDINALKVILQTYDFPSYHDQQAHKVGQARLGALRSISHEAVDRLHRGLPVRGLRVDLIVDPQGFLGQGDVFVFASVLNEFFSLYASLNSYHELRVTSTQGDVYLWPCRMGQQPLL
- the tssE gene encoding type VI secretion system baseplate subunit TssE → MRTGQGDSHNTSLFERLDRDTSSRTCRVSSVAAHLAKMLGTRAGSVQTLPDYGLPDLNDMRLSLHESVTRSRIVIERFIQAYEPRLANVRVHLLPRGDDPLALSFTIDAALIVDGVLQSVVFRARLMDTGRVEVCADGV
- the tssC gene encoding type VI secretion system contractile sheath large subunit, with protein sequence MISTQHNPQPAKTVVEHSILDNIIAQTLLNADDEAYGIARRGVSAFIEELLKPHNHAEPVKKRLVDRMIAEIDTKLSQQVDEILHHSEFQALESAWRGLQLLVDRTNFRENIKIELLNVSKQDLLDDFEDSPEITQSGLYKHIYSAEYGQFGGQPVGAIIANYFLSPNAPDVKLMQHAASVACMAHAPFIAAAGPGFFGLESFTGLPDLKDLKDHFEGPQFTKWQSFRQSEDARYIGLTVPRFLLRTPYDPLESPVKTFAYQENVVNSHEHYLWGNTAYAFATRLTDSFARFRWCPNIIGPQSGGAVEDLPLHHFQSMGEIETKIPTEVLISDRREYELAQEGFIALTMRKGSDNAAFFSASSVQKPKTFGNSEEGKAAELNYRLGTQLPYMMVVNRLAHYLKVLQREQLGSWKERTDLELELNKWIRQYVADQDNPSAEVRGRRPLRAARIVVSDVDGEPGWYRVSLSVRPHFKYMGADFTLSLVGKLDKE
- the tssB gene encoding type VI secretion system contractile sheath small subunit — its product is MAKDGSVAPKERINITFKPSTGGAQEEIELPLKLLVLGEFSGREDLRKLEDRKPIAIDRNSLDEVLAKQALSLTLSVPNRLQEQAGAEELAIQVRINSMKDFNPASLVEQIPELNKLMALREALMALKGPLGNTPSFRKAIEQALADDESRARVLAELELSPSA